The genomic interval ttggcctcacacctctggggtcctgggttcaaattgcatgttcccgggcctgcgtgggtttcctccgggtactccggtttcctcccacaatccaaaaacatgcatggtaggctgattggatactctaaattgcccctaggtatcggtgtgagtgtgaatggttgtccatccccttgggccctgcgattggctggccaccgattcagggtgtcccctgcctctggcccggggacagctgggattggctccagcaccccccgcaaccctaatgaggataaagcggttcagaaaatgagatgagatgagggggcgaatgaatgaaaattagaTAGGacatctagtgccgtcaatggcagccaatgagtaattAAACACAGTTCATTTACCTGGAAAATTTTGCAACCTGTTGGTTCCTTTATTAAATCGTCAcacccctttttaaaatgatatattaCACAGGTTCTTGGAGGTCACATCCCTAGTCATAAGGCCAACAGAGCTTCTTCTCACACTCGTCTCATCTTGATTGATTTCCAAATGAGCGACCCCACCTCCaacaactcattggctgacatgtGGAGTTTGTGGCTGGCGTGGAAGGTACATGTGCGCCCGGGGTGAAGTACACgtactatgtgtgtgtgtgtgtggaatggGATTGTGGGGGCAGTGCCTGCTGGATGGATGAATGTCCTTCCGATCCCTTATCAGCTACAGCAGCTCCTGGCGGGGGTGGCGTTGGGGGTATGCCTGTGTCATAATTgcccaaacacacacgcacacagaagCGTGTGCGCACAGGAAGATATCAGCATTCACACAGGGGCCATATACAACAGAGAGAGGGAAAGCCATTCCCAAGCTATTCCCACCACCAATAAAGGCACTTGAGTGGGACCAAGACCTTCATTAGTAGTCTTACAGTGATAGGATCAGTAACTGTGAGTCCCATGGGTGCTGTTTCTATTGTTACTTCTGCTCTAGGCAACGCGCAATTGGAATAGTACATTTGTGACGAATTAAGTGAGCGATgaaccataaaataaaataaaattaaaaatcactGAAAAATTTAATTCTTTCGAGTATGGAATGTTTTTAATGGCAGTAAAATGATGCGGAAAATAATAGGGTGAATGAGGAAAATAAGGCACTCTGAAAGGATATTTAGAAGATTAACAAGATGGAAGTTGTAGTATTAaaacattatatttaaaatacattattataCATTCTTTGATTTTCCGTACAATTTATCTTCACATGggttacggggggtgctggagcctattccagctaactacaggcaccagatgggggacacccagaagtggtggccagccaatcacgtggcagaaggagacagacaaccattcacgctcacactcgtacctagggccaatttagagtgttcaacgagcctaccatgcatgttctggggatgtggaaggaaaccggagtacccagaaaaaacccacccaaacacaaagtgcaaactttCCACTGGAAAGTCCAGACCCGGGATCTAACCCTTGACCTCAGGACTGGgtggccgatgcactaaccacacGTCCACCGGGCAGTCTAAATAcattattcttatatttaaaacattttagacgTGTTTAATGGCTAAGTGCATTGACAGCATTTAGATTTTGACAATTAGGGGGCATGGTCAATGCTGCCACAAAGTAGTAAGTGTCAGTAAATTTGTATTCaccgttttacattttttataaccttcaatacttatttattatgttgggTCAATAATTTGGGATAAAAGTGACCAGAATGTCATTTTCAAGCTACTTTAGTTGGTCCTTTTGGGAGTCTTGCGCTGACATGCTGTTATATGCAGTTGACCAGATGTAGTTTGAATATTCAATCAAATTCCAGTTGTTTTCTCTAATTGGCCATCCATGGAGTGGGTGTCGGTGGGATGCTCGTGGGCTTTGGCAACGCGTGTGGTGATATTGACTGGACACGGGACTCCAATCGTTCTTCAATGACTTCGCAATTCCAAAATAATACCAAAATTTTCACTCACTTCGCACTACCATTGCATGCACGATTCTTAATATTTTTTGGGAGGCAGGATTCTAAACTTTGctgcaaaatttgaaaaaatatatcataGAATTTCcatactggaaaaaaaagactgttcAAAATTTTAATGGCACAGATTTATTTCCATATTCATAAGTCAAATAGCCTACATATAttgagtggagtggagtggttagtgcgtcggactcacagtgggacacctgggttcaaatccaggtcggtccacctgtgtagagtttggatgttctccctgggcctgcgtgggctttctccaggcactccggtttcctcccacattccaaagacatgcatggtaggctgattggacactaaattgcacctagaCATTaactgtgagagtgaatggttgtccgtctccttgtgccctgcgattggctgggcaccaattcagggtgtccttcacctggtgcccattgtggccagccaattgcagggcataaggagactgacaaccatgcacactcacactcatacctaggggcaatttagagtgtccaatccgcctaccatgcatgtctttggaatgtgggaggaaaccggagctcccagagaaaacccacacaggcccggggagaacatgcaaactccgcacaggtggaccgacctgaatttgaacccaggtcccccactgtgaggccgacgcgctaaccacttatccgccgggctgccctcgaaaaaaaaatctcggaattgaaaatgaataggGATATTTATGTCCAATTTATGGTGGCAAAAACTGAACACTTTCTTTGTGCCTTGATTAtcagattttgttttattacaaataaaaaggtgactcatacttaaaaaaagaacgaGGTACATTTcgaatttcaaaatgtttttgtagaAACAAACAGATCTTTTttgtcgaaaaaaaaaaatcaagctgttTTTGGGGAAGAAATCAAAAGAGATTGTGTCGCGGGAATTTTTGTAACCTTTCAAAGTTCCAATGCTGAGAATATAGATCAGAGGACAGGAATCAAATAATATACGTACAGATCTTTTCTTCTCTAAGCATCCCCACGAGAAAGACTGGGTTTTGTTCCACTCGTATGTCATGAGCTGGAAACATGGTCCAGTGGCACCTGCGCTCCCACCCCCTCCCTCGCCACCCCCTCTGTCCAAACCCTACTTGAAAGTGTCTTCAGACAACAGACCTTGCTCTTTCTCGCCCGGTGGTGCCACGAAGCATCATCCCCACTGTCGCCATGCCTCGAGGATTCCTGGTAAAAAGGACCAGGCGAGGCTCCGCGTCATATCGACCGCGCAAAAGCAAGCCACTCGCCCAGTGGCACGATGGCCAGAGCCGCTGCGGGGAGACCGAGCCTGTCAAGGAAAACCACGTGTGGGGCGTCCCGAGCCCCGACGTGGCGCCCCCGCCGGCCCCTCGCGAGGACTCCGCGGGTGTCACCGAAGTGTGGAATCTCCACGTGGAGTCCGCCGTAGAGGCAGAGGAGGCGGACCGACGAGCGCAGTTGCCGGACCCCGAAGTCGACATGACCACCCCCGCGGGGGAGGACTTCTCCTGCTTCCTCTCCCCTCTGCGTCCATTAGTCCAAGCCCGCGCCGAGGTGGAAAAGAAAGCACTATTCACACAAACGTGCTTGTCCTCGTCCCCGGAGACACAATTGCCGTTTTTGGTGAGTTCGACGCGGACGTCGACGGGAGTGACGTCCCCCGACACCCGCTTTTCGTCTTACGGTCCTCTTCCGAAATACGAGTCTGACATGGCGAGCTTGTTCCCGCCGCTTGTTAACCCCGGGCATCACGCAGGTGGGAGAAAACGCTCTCCCCCGGAGTCGAACAAACAAAACCGAGTCAAAGCCAAAGTGAACAGGAAGCTTACCTTCGAGGACGAAGTGACCACCTCTCCGGTTTTAGGTCTGCGCATCAAGAAGGAAGGTCCGGAAGCGACGAGGCGACCACCCCGCGACAAGTCGTCGACCGGAAATCAGCCACTGGGGGAGTTCATCTGCCAACTTTGCAAGGAGGAGTATGCCGACCCGCTCTCCCTGGCCCAGCACAAGTGCTCCCGCATTGTGCGGGTGGAGTACCGCTGCCCCGAATGCGACAAAGTCTTCAGCTGCCCCGCCAACCTGGCTTCACACCGCCGCTGGCACAAGCCGCGTCCGACCGGAAGTGGGTCTCCCTCGGTGAAGCAACTCGAGGTGGACGGGAGGGAGACGGAGTCGCTGCGCGGGGTCAACCGGCACCGGGCGGCCCGGGACAACACCGCGACCTCGGACTCCTCTTCGCCTCTTTACCCGCCGGACAGCGGCCCCCCGCCGGGCCTGTTCGTGTTCAACGCTGGCCCGTACGAAGCTCTAGAGTTCGGCcacgaggaagaagaggaagcggAGTTGTACGACTGTCGCTACTGCGGCAAAAAATTCCGTCGACAAGCCTACCTGAGGAAGCATACGGCGGCGCACGAAATGGCGACTTCGAGCCGCCAGGTCGCGTTCGTTTGTCACCTGTGCGGCGCTCGCTTCCCGTCGGCAGACGTGCGGGACAAGCACCGCGTGTGGCACGCCATGCGGGACGAGCTCCTGGGAAGAGACGGAGGGGGACGCGGCGGCTTCGCGGCGGAGGGATACGGTGTCAACCGGGAGCGCGAACAGCAACTCTTCGCGTGCAAACTTTGTTCCGCCGCCTTCCTCAGCTCGCCGGGGCTCGCGAGGCACGTGAGCAAGTCTcatcccggggagaacatgcacgtCATCATGCACATGGCCGTCACGAACTGATACATTCATCTTAATAatgtgttaaatattttttgttgttgttgggaagATATGACCAGAATTTGCATCCAAACGCGTCGTAGTCTAGTATTGGGAATTTACGTTAACGCAGTAGTAAATTAGTACTACTTTTTCTTTGGTATGGAAAGCATTTCCAGACCGGGTATATAAAATAATCGAGAAAAAACATTACATCGGtgtcagttttttatatataaccCTGACAATCTGTAATCGATCGTGCCTTTCAAATCGTAGGTGTAATGATCTGTCGGCACTCTCGTTAAATTGACCATCCTCTGTAATCTTAATTCAGTGCAAATTAATTTTGGATCTGTAAATTTCCATTTTAATGGGAACTGTTTGCTTTGCTTGAATTTATTTCTTCGCTGATCTGCAGTTAACTCATTCGTTGTTTATTGTTTTGACAGTTACAGATAGAAAATCCATTTAATCTGGAATTGAGTgatcattgacggcgatagacgtccaatacagtTTGACTCGGCAGGCAGCCAGCGATTGTTTGGTCGGGACCAGATCCCCAGTCAAATTCTCTATACTAACCTaaatattttgtaattatttaaagAAATTTGTAACAAAGATACAAAATTTAATAGAAAAtagaattgaaaaatacagCTAACATTTTTACTTGACCAATGGagcatgtttcactgccattgacggcggtagatgtccatttcaatttgactgggaggggcgaatggacgttccgtAGAGCCAATAGGCTAAATAAGGCAACCGTAATATTAAAAGcaacacacaaaacaaacaacattaGAAAAATAAGATAGTGAAATCAATACTCTGCCAGTAAAAAACAAACGCGTCACAATGACATAATTAAATTTTTACTGCCACTATAACGTACAGTATTTACACTTAGACACGTGAAGAGTCATTCGCTATCCGTGGTGCTGAAAGTAACAGGGGAAGAGGAAATTTGaacgcaaaaaaataaacacgccTACTTCATTCATTGATAAGAATTACCATGACtctagtatgttttttttcaaatactgtGTATATGATCATCTTTGTTATAACAAACATCAtgtgttatatatattttatattataacaAATGATTAAGCAACAAATTGTCCATTTTGTGCAACTTGAACGGACCCTCCACAATGTTAGAGACATTTTCTGCAAGACTGGACTGTAATATAATCCTGTAAAATACCTTTTATATTAAATAAGCCAATGGACGTAGGCATAAAATATTTTCGTACACAAATGGAAATTAACATTTGTCGCTATAGTACTACAATGTCTTTGAAGGGTATAAACTACTGTTGAAATATATGTATCATTTAAGGTAGTTTTGTATACTGTATTTTGATATGTTTAATGTGACATGTCAATAAATATCAATGCTGAATAATGAACCTGTGTTATTTTTAAGGAATTTTAAACACACCAGTAAATAATGTGAACAGTTTATTGTCAATACATccatgcttctttttttttaaatggcgtgTTTACTGTAGATGTTACACAAGGTTGACAGTAAGTTTGCAAGGTGTGTGACCTGGTTACATGGTCAATACATGCATTTGTAGTACTGAGCTGGCATCATGCAGTAGTCTATATATAATGCCTGTTACATACAGTACCCAAGGCAGTttcaaatttgaccattttgttAAGCTCGTGCAAATCGGAAGTCATTTTGTGATAAATTGGACCTCCTGTTTAATGGGAGGCGACTTGACACATTTGAACATTTGAACTAAAATTTGTCTAAAGCAAGGGCACAATACTGCAGGGTTACAAGAGATCATAGAATTTGATGTTAAAGTATGTTTTGCatggcccaaaatgtgctttatgctttgtatattgtactttttgttttgttttggtaaaaGAAAAGACTGACTGAAGTCAAGATCCACAACACAGGCAAATCTTTtactcatcggctgccattgccagctctagacgtccaattcatttgaagtgggagaatggcagcaaatgaacgaaAGTTAATTCGCTGccactctcccacttcaaatggattggacacccacTAGCGATTAAGTAGTGATCGACTCATGTATATAACAGTACTGGTAACAATCAAACAAACAGTGAAGTTCATCAAAAAAGAGGAAGCTCTAACAACAAGAAATTgaccttttctccattttgcatATTTCTGAATCTAACAAGTCGCACATCGCTTTTGTTCTGAAACGGTGGAACAAAAACACAGGAGAAAATTAACAGCAGATTTCCTGAAAATACACGGGGGGAGAAACTTTGAGGCTGTTCAGTGCCTCAGatattttcaattgattttAAGGCACTTCTACTTTTCTTTGTGTTTAGCAAGTGATCCACAAGACTTGAGCTCCTTATCCAATGAACACATCACAATGTAGTGGAGTGTTTTAGTTAGATTTTTGTTCCTGCGTTTAACGGAAGTGCTgtaataaaagcattgaatgtTGTCATATGAATCCACATTCGGTTTTTGCAAGGACTGTATTTTCACATAACAGAATCGCCACAAATAATATAtctaatatatacatttaaagtTAGGCGCAAAGAAATCTAGGGAAGTAGTTTTGTTCCGTTGAATGACAAATGTTGACAAAAGCCTTGAAAGGAGCAAAATATAACCAGCAACTTGTTGGTaagtgaaagaaaaataaaagtaataaacATCAGTGCTTTGCAGCAAAAACGACTACAACTCGTTTGTTCTATTTGACCTTTAAAtttacaaaacatatttttttccggcTCGGCTTTTCTATTGTTggcaaataattgtttttttttgtttctatgtacatttgaccttttttttttaccaacttAGAGACGCAACACTGCACCGAGAACAAAAATACTTATAGCTTCATGCACCTTTCCactgaaataaaacaattatacAGTATCTGTCTTCAAGATTGATGAATCTCTGAACCGATACCACTTTTTGGTTTTCAATAGTGAGGAGTGGTATGTTTTTAGGGGGATACAACTTacaatttatttcttttaacaCTAAATTACGGTGTACTCACTTGTTTGTCAAGTAATTGCTATTATGGCTTGGGCAGAGAGATATTAACTCCTTATCCTccattgacggtggtagacgtccaaaccatttgaagttGGAagtccctcccacttcaattggattggatgtttactaGGGATAAACATAGTGCAATTTAAAGCAGGAGGATGATTAGCCGTCgcacgattggacgtctatcatccgGGTAAGGGTGACAAGTGCTCTTTTTTACGTGGATGTGTGTggcgggcggccattttgggtagAGCGACCAGCAGTTGGAAAATTGAAGAGAGTTGAATTGAGCATGTTATTTCTGAGTACTTGCCGATATTGATAAAATGGCTGAATTCAAAAGCAGGCGGCTGAGtgcagttggaaaaaaatgttagggTTTAAAGTATAGTAGAGTCCACAAATGACAGTAGAAAAGGTAGCCTAGGGCAATTATTCTGAAAGAATATGAGTTTGCCATTCAAACTGAGTCAGGAGTAGCCAatgacttttcatttttttgttttgtttttgaattgaaGTCTACTTTGAATCTTATTCGGGTCCAGAGAAAATGGGTTGTGATATGAATGTTTGGCATCAAGTCTTATTGGTCGATCCGGACGAACGTCGGAGCTTCATGGACATGCGGGTCTTGCTAGTTCGAGGAGACATGGGGGAGGCCGAGTCGCTCCCGGCCTCCCCAAGTGCTGGACTTTCTGACCGAAGAATCTCGAGGCAGGAGCCTGTGGAGGATGAGGAATATGTGTGGGAGGGAAGGGAGGGACGATAGAGTcgaaaatggataaaaaggcCAGGGTGAAAGGAATGAAGGATTGCAAAATTCATATCACTCTTACATACACAGCTAACACTATTTGTTCCGTGTAGTGTTGCATTGTTACCATTTTATGGCTACCG from Stigmatopora argus isolate UIUO_Sarg chromosome 15, RoL_Sarg_1.0, whole genome shotgun sequence carries:
- the insm2 gene encoding insulinoma-associated protein 2; this translates as MPRGFLVKRTRRGSASYRPRKSKPLAQWHDGQSRCGETEPVKENHVWGVPSPDVAPPPAPREDSAGVTEVWNLHVESAVEAEEADRRAQLPDPEVDMTTPAGEDFSCFLSPLRPLVQARAEVEKKALFTQTCLSSSPETQLPFLVSSTRTSTGVTSPDTRFSSYGPLPKYESDMASLFPPLVNPGHHAGGRKRSPPESNKQNRVKAKVNRKLTFEDEVTTSPVLGLRIKKEGPEATRRPPRDKSSTGNQPLGEFICQLCKEEYADPLSLAQHKCSRIVRVEYRCPECDKVFSCPANLASHRRWHKPRPTGSGSPSVKQLEVDGRETESLRGVNRHRAARDNTATSDSSSPLYPPDSGPPPGLFVFNAGPYEALEFGHEEEEEAELYDCRYCGKKFRRQAYLRKHTAAHEMATSSRQVAFVCHLCGARFPSADVRDKHRVWHAMRDELLGRDGGGRGGFAAEGYGVNREREQQLFACKLCSAAFLSSPGLARHVSKSHPGENMHVIMHMAVTN